From a region of the Mycobacterium sp. SMC-8 genome:
- a CDS encoding DUF3817 domain-containing protein, which translates to MTAPESPTPIVPVEAIRKALTGYRVLAWATGLWLIALCYEMVMKYAFNDDSLGWIAVVHGWVYFVYLLFTANLAVKVRWPIAKTVGILLAGTVPLVGIIVEHFQTQNIKAQFGL; encoded by the coding sequence GTGACCGCACCCGAATCCCCCACGCCCATCGTCCCCGTCGAGGCCATCCGTAAGGCCCTCACCGGATACCGTGTCCTGGCCTGGGCCACCGGTCTCTGGCTGATCGCGCTCTGCTACGAGATGGTGATGAAGTACGCATTCAACGACGACTCGCTGGGCTGGATCGCGGTGGTCCACGGCTGGGTGTACTTCGTCTACCTGCTGTTCACCGCGAACCTCGCCGTGAAGGTGCGCTGGCCGATCGCCAAGACCGTCGGCATCCTGCTCGCCGGCACCGTCCCGCTCGTCGGCATCATTGTCGAGCACTTCCAGA